The nucleotide window TGATGGGGCCTATCTGGTCAAGGGAAGATGCAAAGGCAATGAGACCATAGCGCGATACCCTTCCATAGGTAGGTTTCATGCCTACAGTGCCGCAAAGGCTTGCCGGTTGTCTTATCGAACCGCCTGTATCGGTCCCAAGAGAGGCCACACATAATCCGGCCGCTGTAGCCGAAGCAGGACCCCCGCTTGAGCCACCGGGAATACGCTCCAGATCCCATGGATTTTTTGTAACCTGGAAAGAGGAGTTTTCCGTGGATGAACCCATAGCAAATTCATCCATATTTAACCGCCCGAGGTGGACAAATCCCTCTTCTTTCAATCTTTTGATAACCGTTGCATCATAGGGGGGGATAAAACCTTTCAATATTTGAGATGCGCAGGTAGTCTCTATCCCTTTAGTACAATAGATATCCTTTATGCCGAGCGGGACACCGAGCAGCTTACCATCTTCACCTTTGGCAATCCTTGCGTCTGCCTCTTTTGCCATATCCATGGCCACGTCTTCTGTAAGTTTTATATATGTCAGCAGTTCACCATCGTATCTATTTATCCTGTCAAGATAGAACCTGGTAAGCTCTACAGAGGTGATTTCCTTCTTTTTCAAAAGCTCTCTTAACTGTGTAATATTCAAATCAAGTAACGTTTCCACTTTAACTCCTTTAAAATAGTCGATAGTGAATAGTATTTAGTGAATAGCAAAAACACTCCTCATTCACCATCCGCTATTCACTATTCACTGTTCACTATTCACTGTACTTAATCTATTTCAATAATCGGTGGAACTTTGAAAAATGAGCCTTTTTTCTCCGGGGCATTTTGAGTAGATGCATCTACACTGAACGAATCTTTTGCAACGTCATCCCTCAAGACACATACAACAGGCATAGGGTGGCTCATGGGCTCAATTCCTTTTGTATCAAGCGAATTAAGCTGATCCATATACTCCAGAATGCTGTCTACCTGCACTGTATAAAGCTCAATTTCATCAGGATCAAGCTCCAACCTTCCCAGATGTGCCACATGTTCCACCACATCTTTTGTAATCTTCATTTTCCCTCCAAAAAACCACGCAGGTTAAAACCTGCGGCTACCTTGTTGGCTCATAGCAAGGGCATTAAAACCATGAGCTATGAGCTATGAGCTATTATCCGCACTCTGCCACTGCCTTGATAATATCTCCTCTCGTTACTATCCCTACAATGGCATCGTTTTCTACAATCGGTATCCTGTTAATCTTTTTTTCAATCATCATTCTTGCCACATGAAATACAGACTCTGTAGGCGGAACAGTAATAACGTCTCCAACCATAACATCCTTTACCGTCAATTCCTGAAGCGTTCTCTTTTCTCCCTTCAGTTTTCGCAGAATATCGCTCTGGCATACTATCCCTGCAAGCCTGCCCTTTTCAACAACAGGCATACCTGCGATATTGAAAAGCTCGAATTTGTTGACAATAACGGTAAGTGTTTCCGAAGGGTGGCAGGTTACCACGTCTTTGTTCATTAGCTCCACGACTTTCATAATTCCCTCCACAAAATAGTGCTTTTGCGCAAAGCGCTACAATTTTCCTTCCATTTACTGCCCGAACATCAGAACTTCCTGTATGTACTTCTGCAATGCCTCCACAGACTTCATGGCCTTACGTATCTTTTCCTGTTCATCAGGCCTCAGTGTACCGGGGTTAATATGATTGGCGTCGGCTCCCGGATTGTTGCTGCCATCCGTCCTGTTGTTGATCTGATTCATGATTCTGAACCGGACAAAGGTTAAGTATGCATCAATTAAATCATTCTCCATTTCCTTCTTGATAACATTCATTTCGCGTAATAATTTTATACGTTTCAGGGTGTTTACCTCAAAAATACCGTTATTGATGGCCAGCATTCTTACCGATAAGATCAGCGGCGCCCAGCCCGTCAATTTGATATTGAAGGTATCCTTGTATTCACCATCCTTTTCCACCTTAAAATTGCCAAAAAAGGATAAAGCGGTGGGCATTAATACGGCAGTTTCGATAAAATCCTTCATAACATGTTTATTATCACGTAAAAATTCAAAAAAATAAGCTAACAGCTCATCTAATAATTGTTTTCTGCCGTATATATGTCTCGCATCGGTGAGGATAATAACATCCAGCGATTCAAAGATACCTTTTTCATAGGTAATCCTGTCCTCTAAACGCTTTTTCCAGCTTTTAAGGGAACCTCGCCACTTTTCGCTGGATGGCATAACCCCGCCTTTACACTTCTCGAACCCCGCATCGTGCAGCCTTTCAACAGCCCTGTTTGAAAATTCGACGAAATAATGATCTACGGTTTCCATTGTCACATCGCCACCGTTCACCTCTCCATAGATAACCATATTATCCTGATCCGTCAGCATAGTCTGCTCGTCACGGCCTTCACTGCCGAGCCCGATCCAGATATATTCCACCGGAGGATCGCCCAGACCATCCCTCTTCATATCCTCTTCTACGAGCTTCAAAACCCTCACCGTGATTGCATCCCTCACAATGCGAAAGAGGTCGTGGACATCGGTAACCGTATCTTCTTCAAGGAAAAAGTTTTCTATACCCACAACAGCCCTTGCGTGGCATTCATTCAGTTCTTCGTAAACAATAGCTTTTTCTATTCTGTGGATTACAAGAGAAGCCAGCTCCGATTCAAATTCTTCGTAGTCTTTAATGGAAGATTGGAGTTGATCTCTTAAAATGGCAAGTATCCGGTGCCTCTCCTGACGGAGAAGCCCCTTATCTTTCATGATCTCACGGTAATCTGATACAAAATTCTCAACAATGGAGAATGTAAGGGGCATTTAGTCTCCCGAAAGGGTTTTTAAAACCTTCCTGCTTGCCGTAAGCTTTTCTCTCTTTTCCTGGAACGTTTTGTAATTTATCTCATTCTTTTCTATCACTTCCGAAGGCGCTTTTTCCCGGAAGGAGGCGTTGTTGAGCTTATTGAATAGCCTTTCAAGCTCCTCGTCTATCTTTGAGAGCTCCTTTTCTATCCGTGCAAGCTCCCTTGGAACGTCTATGAGGTCTTTTATGGGAACAAATATCTCTACGTCTTTGTATATTCCTATTGCCGCCTTTTCAGGGGCAGGATCCGTTGTAAATGAGAGGCGCTCAACCTTCGCCAGTTGTTTAATATAAAATTCATATTCCTCCAGCAAAGCTGTGTGGCCGTTTGCACGCAGAATAGCTTCGATCTTCACGTTCGGGGCAATACCCGTTTCGCCCCTTATATTTCTTATGACATCGATAATACCCATAATGAGATCCATCTCCGATTCACTCTCTTCATCTACCTCGTCTTCGTCAAAGACAGGAAAAGGTGATATCATGATGCTTTCAAATCCCCCCTCACCCCCCTTTCCCCCGCTTCGCGAGGACAGGCCTAAAGGGGGAAACTGGGGGGGATTGTCCGGTAACTTCTGATAAATCTCCTCTGTTATAAAGGGCATAACAGGATGCATAAGTTTCAATATATCAAGCAACGTCCTGTAAAGCTCTCTCCTTGTTATGGTATCATCAAAAACCCTTACTTTTCCATAAAGATTGGGCTTAATAAGCTCAAGATACCAGTCACAGAATTCGTGCCATATAAAGTTGTACAGGATTGTTGCAGCCTCGTTGAATTTGTAGGTATCAATACTTTCAGTTACCTCCCGGATAACCTTCTGCGCCCTTGAGCGTATCCACCGGTCTGGAAGAAACGTAGACATGCCTTCAGAAGGAACGTCTGAAACATTCTCCAACAGGAAAAGGGTAAGCCTTGATGCATTCCAGATTTTATTCACAAAATTCCTCACGCCTTCAATCCTCTCCTCTGAGAGCAGAATGTCCCTCCCCTGTGCTGCCATCATGGTAAGGGAAAACCTGAACGCATCTGTACCATATTGATCTATCATTGTTAAGGGATCTATAACATTGCCCTTTGATTTGCTCATCTTTTTCCCTTCAGCATCTCTCACAA belongs to Pseudomonadota bacterium and includes:
- a CDS encoding DUF294 nucleotidyltransferase-like domain-containing protein codes for the protein MPLTFSIVENFVSDYREIMKDKGLLRQERHRILAILRDQLQSSIKDYEEFESELASLVIHRIEKAIVYEELNECHARAVVGIENFFLEEDTVTDVHDLFRIVRDAITVRVLKLVEEDMKRDGLGDPPVEYIWIGLGSEGRDEQTMLTDQDNMVIYGEVNGGDVTMETVDHYFVEFSNRAVERLHDAGFEKCKGGVMPSSEKWRGSLKSWKKRLEDRITYEKGIFESLDVIILTDARHIYGRKQLLDELLAYFFEFLRDNKHVMKDFIETAVLMPTALSFFGNFKVEKDGEYKDTFNIKLTGWAPLILSVRMLAINNGIFEVNTLKRIKLLREMNVIKKEMENDLIDAYLTFVRFRIMNQINNRTDGSNNPGADANHINPGTLRPDEQEKIRKAMKSVEALQKYIQEVLMFGQ
- the gatC gene encoding Asp-tRNA(Asn)/Glu-tRNA(Gln) amidotransferase subunit GatC — its product is MKITKDVVEHVAHLGRLELDPDEIELYTVQVDSILEYMDQLNSLDTKGIEPMSHPMPVVCVLRDDVAKDSFSVDASTQNAPEKKGSFFKVPPIIEID
- a CDS encoding CBS domain-containing protein is translated as MKVVELMNKDVVTCHPSETLTVIVNKFELFNIAGMPVVEKGRLAGIVCQSDILRKLKGEKRTLQELTVKDVMVGDVITVPPTESVFHVARMMIEKKINRIPIVENDAIVGIVTRGDIIKAVAECG